The DNA sequence cagcttagtatcgtCCGCAAACTATATCAGTGTACTCtttataccattatctaaatcatcgatgaaaatattgaacagaaccagacccagaagtgatccctgcgggaccccattcattatacccttccagcatgaATGTGATCCActggtaactactctctgggaacaattttccagccagttttgcacccaccttatagcagttCCATTCCATATAGGTTGCATTTCCTTAGTGTTTTTATGAAGTCATGCAAgaaagtatcaaaagctttactaaagtcaagatataccatgtctattTCTTCCccgcatccacaaggcttgttaccctgtcaaataaAGCTATCagtttggtttgacacaatttgcttttgacaaatccatgctgttacttatcaccttatcatcTAGATGTttactgattgcttaattatttgcttcgttatctttccgggtacagaagttaagctgactggtctgtaattccatgggttgtccttatttccctttttatagattggcactatatttgcccttttccagtcttctggaatctcttcctatcttccatgacttttaaaaaataatcactagTGGCTcggatatctcctcagtcagctccttgagtattctaggatgcattctaGAAGTATtctaggccctggtgacttgaagacatctaatttgtccaagtaatttttaacttgttctttccctattttagcctcttctgatcttcctcattttcactggcattcaccatgttagacatccaatcaccaccaaccttcttggtgaaaaccgaaacaaagaagtcattaagcacctctgccatttccacattttctgttatttcccCCCCACCTCGAGTAACGGCCTACCtggtccttggtcttccttttgcttctaatgtatttgtagaatgttttcttgttacccttttgTCTCTAGACAGTTTGATCTACTTTTGTccatacatacttgtgttatttgtttatattcatcctttgtaatttgaccaagtttccactttttgtaggactcttttttgatttttggaTCATTGAGTATCTCCATCCTCTCCCTCCTTCATGTTTTCAAAATAACAACCTGCTTATCCCTTAGCATCACACAGCGCCTCCACCTGGCCATCCACCTCATGACAGAAGAGCATTCAGAATGGAGTGAACTGCTTTCACCCTATTATCTGGACCAGGCCAGGAGAACACAGGTGCACCTTCTGGACTGGGGATAAAATAGGGTGCTATGAAAATGTCAGGGTAGTTCCTTGGAGGATAGGTATTTGTGTTAAAAGAGTCACTAGCACAACTGCCACCATTAGTGCtattctcagcagagaggccccaCTGTCTGGGCATGGAAATAGTTCTTCGAGGTTTGTGGTTGGGGAGCTTGCCCATGTTATACTGTATCTGTTTTATGGATGTAAAGAATTTATTTCCAGGACTTCAAATTTAGCTTGTTACACAAACattatcttaattttaaaataaaagaaaaaccctGAAGTATGCAGCTGGCCTGTTGGCTCCTGGAAAGGTAACTGCTGACCTTCAGCCAACCTTGCTATACTCTGTGATCCCACATCCACTGACAGAAGTCTGCATTCAACAATGTAAACACTGCCCTGTTATCACACCTGTGTCAAAGTAAGGCTGTAATATAAAGAGACTGATGCAGACCACAAAGACACATTTTTCATACCCTGCTGAAGGAATGAAATTCATTCTGCTCATTCTGCTGTTTTCAGGTATGGCTACCTCATTTACTCATTCTCACACCCTAAGTCTGTCTATCTTGCATATGCATCACAGACTGGAGGTCTTGGTGGGTACGAACTCATCTTGCCACAAATATGGGAGCAGACACAGGTAATCTATGGAAAGTTACAGCTGGACAATGAGATCATCCACCTTCagaagctgcctctgcagcacccCATTTTTGATAGGCAGGAGCATTATTGCTTTAACTTCAAAAACTCAAAGAAgaaagctattttcccaccctcCCCCATACCCCAGTCTTTAGGACCTGTGATTAACATCAGTTTGATTGCAGCTACAAGGGAACCAGATTGGGCATATCTGGGACGTGAATATGTATTGTCTGCTAATGTCAGGTATAGCTCAACCTGAGCGTTTGTGTTTCTTCTCAGTGGGTGCGGCCGCTGCCGCTGCCACCTCCAGGGCTCTGTTGCAGTTCCGTGCGATGATCAAATGCACTATCCCAAGCAGCAACCCATTACTGGATTACAATAACTATGGCTGCTACTGTGGCCTCGGAGGCAGTGGAACACCAGTGGATACCCTTGACAGGTTGGTGAGACTTTGTCTTCTCAAAATCCTTCCCTCTCCTTGCAGCTGTATCTGCCGTTTTTGCTGACTGTGCCTTCCCAGGTGCCTGTGTCTGTAGGTGTTTGGAGAACATTCCTGGCTAATATGACATTCAGAGCTAAGAAATGGGGTTGTACTGTATTTCACTGTGCACATTCTCAGAGGTTACACATCATCCAAGCAGCTCCTCTTGTTCCACTCTTCTGCTGGTGGTTGCTATATTGAAGAGCTGAAGTGAATGTGTAGAAGCAACTCTTGTAGTGGTGCTAAGTAGCAGCCAAGAGAGAAACAAATTGGGTAATCTGATTTAAGCATACATCATATGGCTTTGTACCTAAGTGATGCCACTACAATGCTACTGATGTAAGTGCATGTGCAACAATAAGACTGAGAATTTGACCCTCTATCTAGCAGAttactttctcttcagagatgccctacatttgctgtctgatcattGTGGCCTTTTGTTTAGAGCATTGTCTAGACAATCCACCCTAGTTAGATAATTTAAAACAAGCCAACTAAGCTCAAGCCTGAGTACATGGTTTTGAATGTATTCCCCATTATTTCACAGGTGCTGTCAGGTGCATGATAACTGCTATTCTGAGGCCCAGAAGCTTTCAGCATGTAAAGGACTTCTGGACAACCCTTACACAGAGCTGTATACCTACAGCTGCTCAGGCACCACCGTTACCTGTAGCAGTATGTCTAACTCTTTCTTATTTCACGTCAGCCACTGATTTCTTTTTTACGGGGTTTGATCTAAGCAGCATCTCCTTCAGCAGGAAGGTGCTTCCTAAAAGCAGGCTTCCTTCTATACCATCAACCACTTCAGCAGAGACAGTGTTTGTTAGGAGTGGGTATACCTCCCCCTAGAGACTCTAtagcagaggtggccaacctgagcctgagaaggagccagagttgccaaagagccacagtaatatatcAGCAGCCCCCTATCGGCTTCCCCCACTTCACTCCCAATGCCTCCAgcccaccagctgccctgctgatcagcaactcctgatcagctgtttcttgGCATGTAGGAGGCTCTGAGGGACAAAAGCAAAGACattgcaggctcaggggagaaggTGAGGCCTGTGGAAAAGCCAGGGGTTGATCAGTGAGCAcctcccagcacattggaaagttggtgcctgtagctccagccccggagtcggtgcctatacaaggagctgcatgtggctctggagccacaggttggccacccctgctctataacAATCACATTCTACACAGCATAGCCCATAGCTCTGGTTTGAAAGGCCTTAACTCCCTGGGATCACAGGTTCATATCTGGGACACACACAGGACAAAGCCTTTTGTCCTGCTAAACTAAGTTCCACACCGTGTCTGGTGCACAGTGCTTCCATCTCTTCTTGCTAGCTATTAAGTTTCATGTCAATTCTTATGAGAGGGGATTTACCCAAGTATTTTGCCCATAGTTTCCTCTCCTCCCACTGTTGAGGGCTACTTGACTGTGGCTCTTTATCCCTGGGGCAGCTCCATTTCAGTAGTGGTGTGTTTGAAGTATTCTGTAAAGAACCTTGAGAGTGTTTCAAATTAAAGGGAGTAGGTATGAGAGTGAAGGGAAGGAatataactattttagttaatCAGCTTCACTTGCCAGCAGAGAGAATCATCTTGGCTGCAAATTCTCCTGCCTGTCACCTAGGAAGATTTAAAGcttcccatcactgtagtttgAAACTGCCTCTCTTAACAGTTATTGTTCAAACATCTGAAAACTGAAAGTATGTAATGTTTCCATGAGAGCCACAGGGATTCCCTCAGAGGCTAGTGACACCTAAAAGGGGATAGGCACAATTGACACACAAAGGGTCAGGACCAGAGCAGtgggcaaaaaaaaagaaaatattggaTTCAAAACAACAGAAGTTCTGTCTTCCCTAAAGGGCTGCCATTGCTTGGACTAGGAGAAGCTATCATGTTACCAGGGACCTTCtgagttttcaccttcctctgcagcatgggccatGCACTTGTTAGGACTATCCTActaaatcatttccctgccattacgAGGGTCTTGGTGCAGcaggtccctcctgttctctgcccgGGGCACATGGTAATTTAGTCTTGCAAGGGCTGCGCTATGTTGCTCCAATTCTGGTGGTTGGCTTGGCGGGGTTTGGTGTCCTGTGGCTGATAAAGGACTTTGCAGTGGTGGTCCCAGGCCTGTGAACACGGGGGGGCAAGGGATGAGGCAACAGCTTTTCCTGGCCCAGGTCCTGCTAGGGCAAGAGCCGAGCTTTGGGGCGGTGCAGAGTCTTCAGCTCAGTCCTCGCCCTCCAAGGTAACGGGCCCAAGGGCTGGAGAGAGGCGCCGccgcctggggccctgcccccacagcccgGGGGTGCCAGAcgtgccctgctgcccccctctgGCTCCAAGACCCGCGCGGGGCGAACCGCGCTGGGCTCGCTGCACGGGGAAGGAGCCCGCCTAGTGCGCGGTCCCCAGGGCGGGCCAGGCCCGTGGCCGGACCCTCGCTGACGTCGCCTCCCTTCCCCCCGCAGGCAAGAACGACCCGTGCGAGCTGTTCATCTGCGAGTGCGACCGCAAGGCGGCCATCTGCTTCGCGGGGGCGCCCTACAACCCGGAGCACAAGAACCTGGACTCCGCCCTGTGCGCCTGACCGGCCGAGGGACGGCCCCAGCCCCGACGCTGCGCAATAAAGCCTGACACCCGCCCCGCGCCTCCCGCCTTTTCTTCCGCGCGCCAGGCTGGACTGGGGGATGGGTTccgcgcctcagggcaggggacccGGCCGCTGGCTCCACCTACCTGCCGGGGCGGGGCAGAGGGCGGGGCGACGCGCGCTAGTTTCCCTGGAGTGACGTAGTAACCCTGCACTCCTAACCGTCACACTAACGCATTGTCACGGGTGCGGCTCACGCGCCGACCTCCCCGATTGGGCCGCTACGGACACGTGTTCCGGGAGCCAGCGACCCTGCGGGAACAGCCGCTACACAGGGGACAGGGAGTTCGTGAGCCCCGCCCACTGCCGGGGTAGGGGATAAGGAGCCAcgcccatttcccctcccccataggAGACCTAGACCCTTCTACGAGTCCCGGGGACAGCGAGTCCCGCTCACTGATCCCATGGAGGACTGAGCCACGCCCGCCGgcatttcctctccctccctccctccgcgcACCCCCATAGGGCGATTGGGGCTGTAGAAACTGATCTAGTCCCTCTTTCCTTCAGTGGTATAAGGGGTGGGCAGGTTCACCTGCTCTGCCTTCCCCGCTGTACgaagaatgaggggttcaggtctTTGCTTGAGGGGTAAAGGGGCCGGGCTGTTCCCCTCTGTATTTTCCAAGTTGCTGGATGGCCCCTCCTAACCTGTTCTTGAATGAGGGGAGTGAGTGGGGTCAACATGGTCCAGTCCAGCCCCACCAGTGCCTGTGGGTCATGGTCCTGTTGTGCATGGCCTGTCACTCTGTGACACCCCCGTGCCCCATGGGGGTACTGGCTGCACAGGGAGGTGGGGACAGAAGTGAAGATTGTGGTAGTGTTGTCAGCCTCTGGGCAGGAGTCTGAGGGGACCTCTTCAGCTGCCGCCTCTCTCTTGGGAGAGGGGATTTGACTCCTCAGTGGCATTGAGCCAGCTCCTCTCCACAGCTGGAAGTCACTTTCCTCAAACAGGATGCAGGTCATGGTCTCAGCACTGCCCTTGGGGAAAATGCTTCTGTGTGCAGAGAAGGAGCCTAAGAGAAGCCACGCCCAAGAGGatcacttatcaccttattttccTGTGAGAGGATGTTCTATCCTAAAGTTTTCAGCAGTTTCAGCAACTCAGTTATTCCCTACACAGATTCTTGCCAGGAGAGGCTGGCACTAGGGTAGCTATTAGCTCCAATACAGCAGCAATCTACCCTCTTATGTGTCAGTGTCAGGGCCTCAgaatgggaaaggagggaggCCTCTACGTAACTCTGCTGGCTTGCTTTCCCAGTCAGGGTAGCTTCACTACCTGTTTTTCTCTAGCAAAGCATAGGATGGAGACCTTGGATGAGTTTGACAACGAGTACCCCCTCAGTATGTCATTCTGCAAGCTGATTTCCCCTGAGGACTTCGAAGTACAGTCTTTATCCTATACTGAGCAGTGCCTGCAAGAACTGTATACAAACATGGAGCGGAGCCCAGAGATCTGTGAGAGGGTCATGCGAAAGCGGAAGCAGATGGAGAAAGAGGCAGCTGGCCTAGCTTCATTCTTAAAGGTACCTGCAGTGCCTTCCTGGCtaacagctcctcctccccccaacataTCTGAGATTATTGCCGGGAGATTTTATCGGGAATAACAGCGAGAGAGCGTGTCCCTCAGAGCCAGGAACTCTGACTACTCTTGTAATGAGACAAATCACCATGTAGGTTTGCACCACcactcctttccctgtttctcctTAGGCTGCTGGTATCTGTGCCACAAGAAGAGGAAAAGGTCTGTTTTCCAAATTGTACATGAGCTTTCCTGAAACCTGCAGCCCTCTCAGGGttcccccctgcctccagcatggAAAAGCCTAGATGTAGCCTCATCACATGACCTGGATCAATCTCTTCTGGCACTGGGGAAAGAAGTGCTAGCTTGAGACCACCACTGTAGTCTCCGCCTGTGTGTTGACTCTGATTCTCAGATCGCTATTTGGAGAGCGGTCCTAGTGTTAAGGGGAGTTAAATGTTACTGAAATCACAGGTTGTGATGATATACGTTCAACCTGGTCAATATGAATCCAGTCATGTGATTTCCACTAGTGGGAAATTATGGGAGCAAATACCCCTCACCCCATGGAAAAATTACTCTGTTTTttaggaattttttatttttgtttgctggGGGAGTGTGCAGGGAATAGAGGCTGGAATTGACAGAGGAAGTGATACTGAAGCTATTGTACTTCCTCCTTTCCCCTGTAGTAAGGGCTCCTTAGcttgactcaggccatgtctacatctaaaattttgcagcgctggttgttacagctgtattagtacagctgtatagggccagcgctgcagagtggccacacttacagcaaccagcgctgcaagtggtgttagatgtggccacactgcagcgctgttgggcggcttcaaggggggttccgggaccgagagagcaaaccgggaacgccgcggtcggctctctcggtcccggagccagccagcaaaccgcggggaaggagacctgcttgctcggggttccgggaccgagagagcaaaccgggaacgccgcggtttgctctctcggtcccggagccagccagcaaaccgcggggaaggagacctgcttgctcggggttccgggaccgagagagcaaaccgggaacgccgcggtttgctctctcggtcccggagccagccagcaaaccgcggggaaggagacctgcttgctcggggttccgggaccgagaaagcaaaccgggaacgccgcggtttgctctctcggtcccggagccagccagcaaaccgcggggaaggagacctgcttgctcggggttccgggaccgagagagcaaaccgggaaaggaaaccagcttcgccgcggtttgctctctcggtcccggaaccccgagcaagcaggtctccttccccgcggtttgctggctggctccgggaccgagagagcaaaccgcggcgttcccggtttgctctctcggtcccggaaccccgagcaagcaggtctccttccccgcggtttgctggctggctccgggaccgagagagcaaaccgcggcgttcccggtttgctctctcggtcccggaaccccgagcaagcaggtctccttccccgcggtttgctggctggctccgggaccgagagagcaaaccgggaaaggaaaccagcttgattaccagaggcttcctccttccacggaggtcaagaaaagcgctggtgagtgtctacattgcattaccagcgctggatcaccagcgctggatcctctacacccgagacaaaacgggagtacggccagcgctgcaaacagggagttgcagcgctggtgatgccctgcagatgtggacactctcaaagttgcagcgctgtaactccctcaccagcgctgcaactttctgatgtagacaagccctcagatacaCTCTCCAGCCCTCTAGCTGCTCTGTTCCATTAACTTTCCCCTGATTCCAACCCACGTGAATCTAATGGAAGGCTGAAGGTACCTGATGATTCTGTATGTCactgctctggcagtgtaaaggggccttaaagtgagTGTAAATGTCCCTCTGAGACTGCCCCTtgtgcagggagctgcctgaCCTGTGTAAAAGCTCTACCCCAGTCCTTCTCCTAGTCCATAACATAGGGGTGCACTGAGGGGATGGCCAGATTGCACAGCACTACAGCTGTTCTCGGATTAACAGGGTTCACAGGGAGCTATGGGAAGCAGAATGTTAGAGCAGCCCAGAGGCTGCTGCAGTTTACACTGGGAGCATGCACAACCCTACCAACCAACAGAAGGAGGGGGGGCGTTAAAAAGGTAGCTTAAAGCTATCTTTGTGATTTCAAATCACTAACGCTCCCACTGCACACACAGCCTGGTTTTCAGTGACTCTGTTCCTGTGCTCGGGGCAGGGATGGAAGCTGTGGGAGGGACAAACAGAACATTAAAGCCATAACAGCTGTTATGTGGAATACTGGAGAGATGGTGAGGTAGTCTTGTGAACCAACAGTCCACTTTGGCTATTAGACAGCAGTATCCACTGCAGAGGCGAATAGCAGTGCCTtaccctccctttcccctcccccccccatgttgTTTTCTAGGCCAAGTTTTTCTGGACACTTCAGGGAGAGATGAATTACTGTAACTATGTGGGGATTGCGGAGATGCAAGAGAAGGTGGTGCAGCTGAAACGAGACATGCAGAAAGTGAACAACTATGCTCAGGGTAATCCCTGTGCTTCAGTCTCCCTTTGGGCCTGTGGCACAACTCTAGGAAGTTTCCCTTCTAGGCTCCCCTCTTTCCATCCTGTGGCTTGTGATGCAGAAGAGAAAATGCAGCAGTGTTATAACAGTGCCTTTCCCTATTGGGAAGGGATAACTCAGGAGTCTAAGCACAAGGTTGAAATAGCTAAGCTCCCCGAAACAGTTTATTTTAGCTAGAATCTCTCTAGTGATTTTTATCCATAGATCTGAATGCTTTACAAAGGGAGATAAGCAGTATTATCTCTGTTACCTATGAAGAATTAGCCATAGGGAGATGAAGTAACTTTGTGACAGTCACACAGTGAGTTGGGGGCAAGGCTGTGAATTGTACCGAggtcttctgtttccaagtctAGTGCCTGGGCAGCACAGCCTCCCCAGTTTGCCTCATTGTCCTGGGCCAAAATTTCCCTTTCATTATGCACCAGTTGTGTGCCTATTTGCCGCTCTCCCATCCCTGACATGGCTGTTTTAGTGGTGGTTTATGTATAAAAGTTTGTGAACCACTTTGGGATGTCTAGGATGAAAGATGTTATAGAAATATTAGATGTAATTGTTTGTTAATTAGGTGTTTGAATTCTGATGGCCATTTTCACCCCTGTCTATGATATAGCTCTGATGTATCCTTCTCCCTTCTCGGCTTCCTGGTTATATTAGCAACTGGTatagagaggggtgtgtgtgtatcaaCCTACAGCACTTCAGCATACCGCACACTTAACTGTGTAGACCCTCCtgatgcacactaaaagttccctagtatGTACTGACATACCACAGTTTGAAACAGAGAGACGGGACTGTCCCTTATCGTTATGCTCTAATTGGTGGACAGCAGCTCTGAGATCTGCCCAGAAGCCTATACAACTGCATAGTTTTGAACTACTTAGAAGAGCCGGGAAAGGACAGCCCTTGACAGGGAAATGCCCTCTCTGTATCCCCACTCTGGGGTCTAATTCCATGCATTATTAGGTAGTCTATGGTAGCTGCACATGCACCTCAGGCCAGGCTGGGGGTTAAGTTGTCTGAGTAGAGGAGGCTGTAAGCTACACATGTCAAGGTGTCCAGATGCTAGAGATGACTGAAGGATGGAGCTGTGTCTCATGGCTCTGTCCAGCTCTGAGGTGTGTATTTTGGGGCTCATGGGGAAATCTTAGctcaacataagaacataaaaacggccatactgggtcagaccaaaggtccatctagcccagtatcttgtcttctgacagtagcctacgccaggtgcatcagagggaatgtaagaacaagtaatcatcaaggggtccatctcctgtcacccattcccagcttctggcaaacagaggttagggacaccatctctgcccatcctgttTAATAgcgattgatggacctatcctccattaatttatctagttcttttttgaactctgttatagtcttggccttcacaacatcctctggcaaggaattgcacaggttgattgtgcgttatgtgaaaaaatacttccttttgtttggtttaaacttgctgcctcttaatttcatttggtggtctctagttcttgtgttatgagaaggagtaaataacacatccttatttactttctccacctcagtcatgattttatagacctctatcatatccccccttagttgtctctttttcatgctgaaaagtccaagtcttataaATCTCTCTTTTTACAGCAGCTgtcccatacccctaatcatttttgttgccctctctgaaccttttccaattcccatatatcttttgtgagatggggcaaccacatctgcacacagtattcaagatgtgggcgtaccatggatttatatagaggcaatatgatattttctatctcattatctatccctttcttaatggttcccaacatccAGTTCACTTTTTTCACTGCCGttgcacgttgagtggatgttttcaaagaactatccacaatgactccaagatctctttcttgagtgttaacagctaatttagacctcatcattttatatgtatagttgggattatgttttcccatgtgcattaccttgcatttatcaacattgaatttaatctgccatttaaTTGCTCAGTCacgcagttttgtgagatccttttgtagctcttcgcagtctgcctgggacttaactatcttgagttcttttgtgtcatctgcaaattttgctgcctcactgtttacccttctttccagatcatttatgaatatgttgaataggactggtccagTACAGACccgtgggggacaccactatttacagaCCCgtgggggacatgatagcagttttctaaaagggtgtcatcaggaggagggagaaaacttgttcaccttagcctctaatgatagaacaagaagcaatgggcttaaactgcagcaagggagatttaggttggacattaggaaaaagttcctaactgtcagggtagttaaacactggaataaattgcctagggaagttgtggaatctccatctctggagatatttaagagtaggttagacaaatgtctataagggatggtctagactgtgtttggtcctgccatgagggcaggggactggactcgatgacctctcgaggtcccttccagtcctagagtctatgaatctatgaatcctctccattctgaaaactgaccatttattccta is a window from the Gopherus evgoodei ecotype Sinaloan lineage chromosome 13, rGopEvg1_v1.p, whole genome shotgun sequence genome containing:
- the PLA2G1B gene encoding phospholipase A2, with the protein product MQTTKTHFSYPAEGMKFILLILLFSVGAAAAAATSRALLQFRAMIKCTIPSSNPLLDYNNYGCYCGLGGSGTPVDTLDRCCQVHDNCYSEAQKLSACKGLLDNPYTELYTYSCSGTTVTCSSKNDPCELFICECDRKAAICFAGAPYNPEHKNLDSALCA